From Brienomyrus brachyistius isolate T26 chromosome 21, BBRACH_0.4, whole genome shotgun sequence, the proteins below share one genomic window:
- the prkab2 gene encoding 5'-AMP-activated protein kinase subunit beta-2: MGNTSDRVSGDRHGTKSHRADGGSSHKEQEPSKIMVDSTDDPNIFNTHTTESKPSGEKEFTPFAQDLEDSVRPAPQARPTVIRWAGGGKEVYIAGSFNNWSTKIPLNKSHNDFVAILDLPEGEHQYKFFVDGQWLHDPSEPVVTSQLGTINNLIHVKKSDFEVFDALQVDSLECSDTSDLSSSPPGPYGQEVYVFRPEERFKAPPILPPHLLQVILNKDTNISCDPALLPEPNHVMLNHLYALSIKDGVMVLSATHRYKKKYVTSLLYKPI; encoded by the exons atgggaaacacAAGTGACCGTGTATCCGGCGACCGCCATGGGACAAAATCCCACCGCGCTGATGGCGGGAGTAGCCACAAGGAACAGGAGCCGAGCAAGATCATGGTGGACAGCACCGACGATCCCAATATCTTTAACACCCACACTACAGAGTCAAAG CCCTCAGGGGAAAAGGAGTTCACACCCTTTGCCCAGGACCTGGAAGATTCCGTGAGGCCGGCGCCCCAGGCCAGGCCCACCGTGATCCGCTGGGCTGGTGGGGGGAAGGAGGTCTATATCGCTGGGTCTTTTAACAACTGGAGCACCAAGATCCCACTTAATAAAAG TCACAATGACTTTGTAGCAATCCTGGACTTACCCGAAGGGGAGCACCAGTACAAGTTCTTTGTGGACGGACAGTGGCTGCACGACCCATCAGAG CCAGTAGTTACCAGCCAGCTGGGAACCATCAACAACCTGATCCATGTGAAGAAGTCCGACTTTGAAGTGTTTGATGCCCTGCAAGTGGATTCGCTTGAGTGTTCAGATACGTCAG ATCTCTCCAGCTCTCCACCAGGCCCCTACGGGCAGGAGGTGTACGTGTTCCGACCTGAAGAGCGCTTCAAGGCCCCACCCATCCTCCCCCCACACCTTCTCCAGGTCATCTTGAACAAGGACACAAACATCTCA TGTGATCCTGCTCTGCTGCCAGAACCCAACCACGTGATGCTGAATCACCTCTATGCCCTCTCAATAAAG GACGGCGTGATGGTTCTCAGTGCTACTCACCGATACAAGAAGAAATACGTCACCTCTTTACTGTACAAGCCCATCTAA